AGCGGTTGCATTGCGGTTGGCGCGTTTTAATACTCAGCTGGATATTGCTGATAAGCGTTATTTTCAGGGGTTGCCTTGCCCTCCTTCGGCGGCGGTGATGGCATCGTTTGCTTGGTTATGCTATCAAAATGATTGGCATAATATGTTTGTGGCTGTTGTTACCGCGATTATGTCTTTAGTTGCATCAGCATTGATGGTTTCTAATTTCCGCTATTACAGCTTTAAAGAAGTCGATTTTAAAGGTAAAGTTCCCTTTTTATATGTCTTGGTGATGATTGTTTTGTTTGTCGCAATTGCTGCAAATCCATCTTGGGTTATCTTCATCACTTTTGGACTTTATGCTTTTTCCGGCTTAATAATTACTTTATTGGCTGTGCATAAGGTGAGACGGCAAAGAAAGCATCTTGAAAAGCACTAAGATACAAAAAATGGTCCTTATTTAAGGAATTTGCTGTGCTCCCAATGATGGAGTTTTTACTGAGTTAAAGTAGTCCGGCAGCTTCCAGCTAGGGAGTTGTGGGCACAGCGAATTCTTCTGTTTTTTCTTAAGTAAGAGCCATTAGTTGCAAGCAACAGGCTAAAGTTTTCTTATATTGACGGCTTGGAATTGGGCACAGAATTCTAGTTGCTGGTGAGGAAACAGGGTGCAATTGGTTAAAATGGGAAGAAACTACTCGCCTTCACCAAAGAAATTATTGATCAATTGGACTAATGCTTCATTCAGCTGTTCTTCATCCGGACCTTCAATTTCCAGGGTTATCGTGCTTCCTTTATTTGCCGCAAGCATCATAACACCCATAATACTTTTTCCATTAACCGTTTGGGAATCTTTCGTGACATTAATCTGGCTTTGATATCGCGCTGCAGTTGAAACAAATTTTGCTGATGCACGAGCATGCAAGCCCAGTTTATTGATGATTGTAATCGTAGTTTTTATCATAGCGTATCTAAGTCCTAAAAACGCAATATGAACAGACTCAGGGTTAGAGCGATTGCGTCTTAAGTTAATGTATCACGAAGAATGCTTAGGGTACAGGAGTTCTTGTACAAAAAAAGTTAAATGGATTTTTGGATAGGTATTTTTTACAGAGTTTTATCGTATTTGTGGTTAAGTTAAGAAAATGTCGCCTCTTAACTATTGAAGAGGCGACGAATGGTATTGATTAATGGCTACGAATTTTTTCTTTGTGCTTCAGCAACTGGCGATCAAGTTTATCAATTAATGCATCTATTGCAGCATACAGGTTTTCTGATTCTGAACTTGCATGTAACTCTCCGCCTGCAACATAAATAGTTGCTTCTGCAATTTGTCTCAATTTTTCAATATCAAAAATTACATTAATTTTAGTGATATGGTCAAAATGGTGCTCAAGTTTAGTAAACTTTTCTTCAGCATAGGTTCTGATAGCAGGAGTTACCTCCATGCGATGCCCTGTAATGTGAATTTGCATAACGAACCTCCTTCGGTTACTTTTTAGTTACGAACTTTTTTCTTTCATTCGATGGAACTATCCCCATCGCTTCACGATATTTTGCTACGGTTCTTCTTGCTACCTGAATACCTTGGTCTGCTAGTAAAAGCATAATTTTGCTATCGCTTAATGGTTTTTTTCCGTTTTCTGCCGCGATTAATTTTTTAATCATTGCTCGAATGGCGGTAGAGGAGCATTCAGCGCCAGCATCGGTATTCACATGGCTGGAGAAAAAGTATTTTAGCTCAAAAAGGCCTCGAGGAGTATGAATAAATTTTTGTGTAGTAACGCGAGAAATGGTTGACTCATGCATTTCAAGGGCGGAAGCAATATCATTAAGAATCAATGGCTTCATGGCCTCCTCTCCGAGCTCGAGAAAACCTTGTTGATATTCCATAATACATCGAGCAACCTTAAGCAGAGTTTCCTGGCGGCTTTGAATACTTTTTAAAAACCAGCGGGCTTCTTGCAGATTGTTTTTTAAAAATAGGTTGTCGGCACTATTATCTGCACGTTGAATCAATGATGCATATTGGTTGTTAATGCTTAATTTTGGTAAAACATTTTGATTTAAAATAACTTTCCACTCATTATTTATTTTTTTAACTGTTAAATCGGGAATAATATATTCAGTAATATCATGGTGAATTAAATGTCCTGGTTTGGGATTTAAGCCTTGAATGATACGTAACACATCATTAATGGCTTTTTCGCTAACCTGATGGTTTTTCATCAATTGTTTGTAGTTATGTTGGCCAAGTAAATCCAAATCTTCGAGAATAATTTTTTTAGTAAGTTCTAAGTGCCTTGTTTCTGGTGATAACTGTTCTAGCTGCACCAGTAAGGTTTCCGCTAGATACAAAGAAGCACAGCCTACAGGGTCAAATAATTGTAAGCGATGGCGTACGACCTCTATTTCTTCTCGGTCAATGGGATGTTCTTCGCTGTTTAGGCTGGCGTGCAAATCGTCAATAGAGGTGCTTAGAAACCCATCATTATTAATCGCATCAATCAGGGTTGTCGCTATGGCCCGGTCTATGTCACTCATGGGGGAGAGCGCTAATTGCCAGCGTAAATGGTCTTGTAAATTGGTGGTAGTGCAATGCAAATTATCAAAATTATAATCACTGTCGTCAAATTGATGACGCTTATTGGAA
Above is a genomic segment from Legionella lytica containing:
- the pssA gene encoding CDP-diacylglycerol--serine O-phosphatidyltransferase, with protein sequence MEKENRSGIYLLPNLFTTASLFAAFYSLVASMKGQYEAAVIAIFIGMIADGLDGRIARLTNTQSEFGAQYDSLSDLVTFGVAPSLLMYNLSLSRLGKVGWLVAFVYTAAVALRLARFNTQLDIADKRYFQGLPCPPSAAVMASFAWLCYQNDWHNMFVAVVTAIMSLVASALMVSNFRYYSFKEVDFKGKVPFLYVLVMIVLFVAIAANPSWVIFITFGLYAFSGLIITLLAVHKVRRQRKHLEKH
- a CDS encoding HPr family phosphocarrier protein; translation: MIKTTITIINKLGLHARASAKFVSTAARYQSQINVTKDSQTVNGKSIMGVMMLAANKGSTITLEIEGPDEEQLNEALVQLINNFFGEGE
- the hpf gene encoding ribosome hibernation-promoting factor, HPF/YfiA family, which gives rise to MQIHITGHRMEVTPAIRTYAEEKFTKLEHHFDHITKINVIFDIEKLRQIAEATIYVAGGELHASSESENLYAAIDALIDKLDRQLLKHKEKIRSH
- a CDS encoding RNA polymerase factor sigma-54 encodes the protein MKPSLQLSIGQHLALTPQLQQAIRLLQLSTIDLQQEIQLIVESNPMLEATPNEDKEELPPEAQSRNNDEPTDFQWSELYQISNKRHQFDDSDYNFDNLHCTTTNLQDHLRWQLALSPMSDIDRAIATTLIDAINNDGFLSTSIDDLHASLNSEEHPIDREEIEVVRHRLQLFDPVGCASLYLAETLLVQLEQLSPETRHLELTKKIILEDLDLLGQHNYKQLMKNHQVSEKAINDVLRIIQGLNPKPGHLIHHDITEYIIPDLTVKKINNEWKVILNQNVLPKLSINNQYASLIQRADNSADNLFLKNNLQEARWFLKSIQSRQETLLKVARCIMEYQQGFLELGEEAMKPLILNDIASALEMHESTISRVTTQKFIHTPRGLFELKYFFSSHVNTDAGAECSSTAIRAMIKKLIAAENGKKPLSDSKIMLLLADQGIQVARRTVAKYREAMGIVPSNERKKFVTKK